A segment of the Mycobacterium intracellulare ATCC 13950 genome:
CGCGCGCGAGAAGCTCGGCCGGCGCTAGGACTGGTTGGCCTCGGCGAACGCGGCCGGGCTGGCCGGCGCGCCGCGCGCGACCACGAGCGGCATCGACGTCGAGGCGTTGGTGCGCAGGATGGTGTGCACGACGTCGATCAGGTCGTCAACCGGCATCAATTTGCCGGGCATGCAGCCGCGCGACGACCACAGCGGAACCGCCTTCATGGCGAGGTCCATATCCCAGTCGGCGTTCATTCCGGTTGCCGCGTCGCCCTCGCCGCCCGCGCACTCCCCGACGATCAGGTTGGTGAAGCCGACGTCGGAGTGTTCGGCCCGCCACGCCTCCACGAGCCGTTCCAGGGCGGCCTTGCTGACGCCGTACGCGCCCAGGCCCGGCCACGGCGGTCCGAAGGTGCCCGCATCGGAGGACAGGTACACCGCCTTGCCGGCCGACGCGGTCAAGTGCGGCATCGCCGCGGCCGTCACCAACGATGCGCCGATCACATTGGTGTCGAAGATGCGCCGCCACGTGTCGGCGTCGGTGTCCACCATGCGCACGAGCGGCCCGACGGCGGGTGTGTAGACGAGGTTGTCGATCCCGCCGAGGGCGTCGACGGCCCGACCGATCGCCGCCCGGCAGGACGCCTCGTCGGTGACGTCGCATTCGATGGCGGTCGCGTTCGGGCCGGCCTCCTTGGCCGCGGCCTCGATGCG
Coding sequences within it:
- a CDS encoding SDR family oxidoreductase, translated to MVVGASSGLGRCIGVGLAQRGDQVALLARRLQRIEAAAKEAGPNATAIECDVTDEASCRAAIGRAVDALGGIDNLVYTPAVGPLVRMVDTDADTWRRIFDTNVIGASLVTAAAMPHLTASAGKAVYLSSDAGTFGPPWPGLGAYGVSKAALERLVEAWRAEHSDVGFTNLIVGECAGGEGDAATGMNADWDMDLAMKAVPLWSSRGCMPGKLMPVDDLIDVVHTILRTNASTSMPLVVARGAPASPAAFAEANQS